One segment of Kogia breviceps isolate mKogBre1 chromosome 14, mKogBre1 haplotype 1, whole genome shotgun sequence DNA contains the following:
- the UCKL1 gene encoding uridine-cytidine kinase-like 1 isoform X5 — protein sequence MSSPPAYPGIRVSGCRTLGAEGSSSSSNAESLDRLLPPVGAGRSPRKRTTSQCKSEPPLLRTSKRTIYTAGRPPWYNEHGTQSKEAFAIGLGGGSASGKTTVARMIIEALDVPWVVLLSMDSFYKVLTRQQQEQAAHNNFNFDHPDAFDFDLIISTLKKLKQGKSVKVPIYDFTTHSRKKDWKTLYGANVIIFEGIMAFADKTLLELLDMKIFVDTDSDIRLVRRLRRDISERGRAIEGVIKQYNKFVKPAFDQYIQPTMRLADIVVPRGSGNAVAIDLIVQHVHSQLEERKLRWDLAALASAHQCHPLPRTLSVLKSTPQVRGMHTIIRDRETSRDEFIFYSKRLMRLLIEHALSFLPFQECVVQTPQGQDYSGKCYAGKQITGVSILRAGETMEPALRAVCKDVRIGTILIQTNQLTGEPELHYLRLPKDISDDHVILMDCTVSTGAAAMMAVRVLLDHDVPEDKIFLLSLLMAEMGVHSVAYAFPRVRIITTAVDKRVNDLFRIIPGIGNFGDRYFGTDAVPDGSDEEEGGSAG from the exons ATGAGCAGCCCCCCAGCTTACCCTGGCATCAGGGTCTCGGGCTGCCGGACCCTTGGAGCAGAAGGCAG cagcagcagcagcaatgcGGAGTCCTTGGACAGGCTTCTCCCACCTGTGGGCGCCGGGCGCTCGCCCCGGAAGCGCACCACCAGCCAGTGCAAGTCCGAGCCGCCCCTGCTGCGCACCAGCAAGCGCACCATCTACACGGCAGGGCGGCCGCCCTGGTACAACGAGCACGGCACCCAGTCCAAGGAGGCCTTCGCCATCG GCCTGGGAGGCGGCAGTGCTTCTGGGAAGACCACTGTGGCCAGAATGATCATCGAGGCCCTGGACGTGCCCTGGGTGGTCTTGCTGTCCATGGATTCCTTCTACAAG GTGCTCACCAGGCAGCAGCAGGAGCAGGCCGCCCACAACAACTTCAACTTCGACCACCCTGATGCCTTTGACTTCGACCTCATCATCTCCACCCTCAAGAAGCTGAAGCAGGGCAAGAGTGTCAAGGTGCCCATCTACGATTTCACCACCCACAGCCGGAAGAAGGACTGG AAAACGCTCTACGGTGCAAACGTCATCATTTTCGAGGGCATCATGGCTTTTGCTGACAAGACACTGCTGGAG CTCCTGGACATGAAAATCTTCGTGGACACGGACTCTGACATCCGCCTCGTGCGGCGGCTGCGCCGTGACATTAGCGAGCGGGGCCGGGCCATCGAGGGTGTCATCAAGCAGTACAACAAGTTCGTGAAGCCCGCCTTCGACCAGTACATCCAGCCCACCATGCGCCTGGCGGACATTGTGGTGCcccggg GGAGCGGGAACGCAGTGGCCATCGATCTGATCGTGCAGCACGTGCACAGCCAGCTGGAAGAG AGGAAGCTGCGCTGGGATCT GGCCGCACTGGCCTCAGCGCACCAGTGCCACCCCCTGCCCCGGACGCTGAGTGTCCTCAAGAGCACGCCGCAGGTGCGGGGCATGCACACCATCATCAG GGACCGGGAGACCAGCCGCGACGAGTTCATCTTCTACTCGAAGAGGCTGATGCGGCTGCTCATCGAGCACGCGctctccttcctgcccttccag GAGTGCGTCGTGCAGACCCCGCAGGGCCAGGACTACTCGGGCAAGTGCTACGCGGGGAAGCAG ATCACGGGCGTGTCCATCCTGCGGGCCGGCGAGACCATGGAGCCTGCGCTGCGGGCCGTGTGCAAGGACGTGCGCATCGGCACGATCCTCATCCAGACCAACCAGCTCACCGGGGAGCCCGAG CTCCACTACCTGCGGCTCCCCAAGGACATCAGTGACGACCACGTGATCCTCATGGACTGCACAGTGTCCACTGGCGCGGCGGCTATGATGGCGGTGCGGGTGCTGCTG GACCACGACGTGCCCGAGGACAAGATCTTCTTGCTGTCGCTGCTCATGGCGGAGATGGGTGTCCACTCGGTGGCCTATGCCTTCCCGCGCGTGAGAATCATCACCACGGCGGTGGACAAGCGCGTCAACGACCTCTTCCGCATCATCCCCGGCATAG GGAACTTCGGCGACCGCTACTTCGGGACCGACGCCGTCCCCGATGGCAGCGATGAGGAGGAAGGGGGCTCTGCGGGGTag
- the UCKL1 gene encoding uridine-cytidine kinase-like 1 isoform X6 produces the protein MSSPPAYPGIRVSGCRTLGAEGSSSSNAESLDRLLPPVGAGRSPRKRTTSQCKSEPPLLRTSKRTIYTAGRPPWYNEHGTQSKEAFAIGLGGGSASGKTTVARMIIEALDVPWVVLLSMDSFYKVLTRQQQEQAAHNNFNFDHPDAFDFDLIISTLKKLKQGKSVKVPIYDFTTHSRKKDWKTLYGANVIIFEGIMAFADKTLLELLDMKIFVDTDSDIRLVRRLRRDISERGRAIEGVIKQYNKFVKPAFDQYIQPTMRLADIVVPRGSGNAVAIDLIVQHVHSQLEERKLRWDLAALASAHQCHPLPRTLSVLKSTPQVRGMHTIIRDRETSRDEFIFYSKRLMRLLIEHALSFLPFQECVVQTPQGQDYSGKCYAGKQITGVSILRAGETMEPALRAVCKDVRIGTILIQTNQLTGEPELHYLRLPKDISDDHVILMDCTVSTGAAAMMAVRVLLDHDVPEDKIFLLSLLMAEMGVHSVAYAFPRVRIITTAVDKRVNDLFRIIPGIGNFGDRYFGTDAVPDGSDEEEGGSAG, from the exons ATGAGCAGCCCCCCAGCTTACCCTGGCATCAGGGTCTCGGGCTGCCGGACCCTTGGAGCAGAAGGCAG cagcagcagcaatgcGGAGTCCTTGGACAGGCTTCTCCCACCTGTGGGCGCCGGGCGCTCGCCCCGGAAGCGCACCACCAGCCAGTGCAAGTCCGAGCCGCCCCTGCTGCGCACCAGCAAGCGCACCATCTACACGGCAGGGCGGCCGCCCTGGTACAACGAGCACGGCACCCAGTCCAAGGAGGCCTTCGCCATCG GCCTGGGAGGCGGCAGTGCTTCTGGGAAGACCACTGTGGCCAGAATGATCATCGAGGCCCTGGACGTGCCCTGGGTGGTCTTGCTGTCCATGGATTCCTTCTACAAG GTGCTCACCAGGCAGCAGCAGGAGCAGGCCGCCCACAACAACTTCAACTTCGACCACCCTGATGCCTTTGACTTCGACCTCATCATCTCCACCCTCAAGAAGCTGAAGCAGGGCAAGAGTGTCAAGGTGCCCATCTACGATTTCACCACCCACAGCCGGAAGAAGGACTGG AAAACGCTCTACGGTGCAAACGTCATCATTTTCGAGGGCATCATGGCTTTTGCTGACAAGACACTGCTGGAG CTCCTGGACATGAAAATCTTCGTGGACACGGACTCTGACATCCGCCTCGTGCGGCGGCTGCGCCGTGACATTAGCGAGCGGGGCCGGGCCATCGAGGGTGTCATCAAGCAGTACAACAAGTTCGTGAAGCCCGCCTTCGACCAGTACATCCAGCCCACCATGCGCCTGGCGGACATTGTGGTGCcccggg GGAGCGGGAACGCAGTGGCCATCGATCTGATCGTGCAGCACGTGCACAGCCAGCTGGAAGAG AGGAAGCTGCGCTGGGATCT GGCCGCACTGGCCTCAGCGCACCAGTGCCACCCCCTGCCCCGGACGCTGAGTGTCCTCAAGAGCACGCCGCAGGTGCGGGGCATGCACACCATCATCAG GGACCGGGAGACCAGCCGCGACGAGTTCATCTTCTACTCGAAGAGGCTGATGCGGCTGCTCATCGAGCACGCGctctccttcctgcccttccag GAGTGCGTCGTGCAGACCCCGCAGGGCCAGGACTACTCGGGCAAGTGCTACGCGGGGAAGCAG ATCACGGGCGTGTCCATCCTGCGGGCCGGCGAGACCATGGAGCCTGCGCTGCGGGCCGTGTGCAAGGACGTGCGCATCGGCACGATCCTCATCCAGACCAACCAGCTCACCGGGGAGCCCGAG CTCCACTACCTGCGGCTCCCCAAGGACATCAGTGACGACCACGTGATCCTCATGGACTGCACAGTGTCCACTGGCGCGGCGGCTATGATGGCGGTGCGGGTGCTGCTG GACCACGACGTGCCCGAGGACAAGATCTTCTTGCTGTCGCTGCTCATGGCGGAGATGGGTGTCCACTCGGTGGCCTATGCCTTCCCGCGCGTGAGAATCATCACCACGGCGGTGGACAAGCGCGTCAACGACCTCTTCCGCATCATCCCCGGCATAG GGAACTTCGGCGACCGCTACTTCGGGACCGACGCCGTCCCCGATGGCAGCGATGAGGAGGAAGGGGGCTCTGCGGGGTag
- the UCKL1 gene encoding uridine-cytidine kinase-like 1 isoform X7 has protein sequence MSSPPAYPGIRVSGCRTLGAEGSSSSSNAESLDRLLPPVGAGRSPRKRTTSQCKSEPPLLRTSKRTIYTAGRPPWYNEHGTQSKEAFAIGLGGGSASGKTTVARMIIEALDVPWVVLLSMDSFYKVLTRQQQEQAAHNNFNFDHPDAFDFDLIISTLKKLKQGKSVKVPIYDFTTHSRKKDWKTLYGANVIIFEGIMAFADKTLLELLDMKIFVDTDSDIRLVRRLRRDISERGRAIEGVIKQYNKFVKPAFDQYIQPTMRLADIVVPRGSGNAVAIDLIVQHVHSQLEERELSVRAALASAHQCHPLPRTLSVLKSTPQVRGMHTIIRDRETSRDEFIFYSKRLMRLLIEHALSFLPFQECVVQTPQGQDYSGKCYAGKQITGVSILRAGETMEPALRAVCKDVRIGTILIQTNQLTGEPELHYLRLPKDISDDHVILMDCTVSTGAAAMMAVRVLLDHDVPEDKIFLLSLLMAEMGVHSVAYAFPRVRIITTAVDKRVNDLFRIIPGIGNFGDRYFGTDAVPDGSDEEEGGSAG, from the exons ATGAGCAGCCCCCCAGCTTACCCTGGCATCAGGGTCTCGGGCTGCCGGACCCTTGGAGCAGAAGGCAG cagcagcagcagcaatgcGGAGTCCTTGGACAGGCTTCTCCCACCTGTGGGCGCCGGGCGCTCGCCCCGGAAGCGCACCACCAGCCAGTGCAAGTCCGAGCCGCCCCTGCTGCGCACCAGCAAGCGCACCATCTACACGGCAGGGCGGCCGCCCTGGTACAACGAGCACGGCACCCAGTCCAAGGAGGCCTTCGCCATCG GCCTGGGAGGCGGCAGTGCTTCTGGGAAGACCACTGTGGCCAGAATGATCATCGAGGCCCTGGACGTGCCCTGGGTGGTCTTGCTGTCCATGGATTCCTTCTACAAG GTGCTCACCAGGCAGCAGCAGGAGCAGGCCGCCCACAACAACTTCAACTTCGACCACCCTGATGCCTTTGACTTCGACCTCATCATCTCCACCCTCAAGAAGCTGAAGCAGGGCAAGAGTGTCAAGGTGCCCATCTACGATTTCACCACCCACAGCCGGAAGAAGGACTGG AAAACGCTCTACGGTGCAAACGTCATCATTTTCGAGGGCATCATGGCTTTTGCTGACAAGACACTGCTGGAG CTCCTGGACATGAAAATCTTCGTGGACACGGACTCTGACATCCGCCTCGTGCGGCGGCTGCGCCGTGACATTAGCGAGCGGGGCCGGGCCATCGAGGGTGTCATCAAGCAGTACAACAAGTTCGTGAAGCCCGCCTTCGACCAGTACATCCAGCCCACCATGCGCCTGGCGGACATTGTGGTGCcccggg GGAGCGGGAACGCAGTGGCCATCGATCTGATCGTGCAGCACGTGCACAGCCAGCTGGAAGAG CGTGAGCTCAGTGTCAG GGCCGCACTGGCCTCAGCGCACCAGTGCCACCCCCTGCCCCGGACGCTGAGTGTCCTCAAGAGCACGCCGCAGGTGCGGGGCATGCACACCATCATCAG GGACCGGGAGACCAGCCGCGACGAGTTCATCTTCTACTCGAAGAGGCTGATGCGGCTGCTCATCGAGCACGCGctctccttcctgcccttccag GAGTGCGTCGTGCAGACCCCGCAGGGCCAGGACTACTCGGGCAAGTGCTACGCGGGGAAGCAG ATCACGGGCGTGTCCATCCTGCGGGCCGGCGAGACCATGGAGCCTGCGCTGCGGGCCGTGTGCAAGGACGTGCGCATCGGCACGATCCTCATCCAGACCAACCAGCTCACCGGGGAGCCCGAG CTCCACTACCTGCGGCTCCCCAAGGACATCAGTGACGACCACGTGATCCTCATGGACTGCACAGTGTCCACTGGCGCGGCGGCTATGATGGCGGTGCGGGTGCTGCTG GACCACGACGTGCCCGAGGACAAGATCTTCTTGCTGTCGCTGCTCATGGCGGAGATGGGTGTCCACTCGGTGGCCTATGCCTTCCCGCGCGTGAGAATCATCACCACGGCGGTGGACAAGCGCGTCAACGACCTCTTCCGCATCATCCCCGGCATAG GGAACTTCGGCGACCGCTACTTCGGGACCGACGCCGTCCCCGATGGCAGCGATGAGGAGGAAGGGGGCTCTGCGGGGTag
- the UCKL1 gene encoding uridine-cytidine kinase-like 1 isoform X8, giving the protein MSSPPAYPGIRVSGCRTLGAEGSSSSNAESLDRLLPPVGAGRSPRKRTTSQCKSEPPLLRTSKRTIYTAGRPPWYNEHGTQSKEAFAIGLGGGSASGKTTVARMIIEALDVPWVVLLSMDSFYKVLTRQQQEQAAHNNFNFDHPDAFDFDLIISTLKKLKQGKSVKVPIYDFTTHSRKKDWKTLYGANVIIFEGIMAFADKTLLELLDMKIFVDTDSDIRLVRRLRRDISERGRAIEGVIKQYNKFVKPAFDQYIQPTMRLADIVVPRGSGNAVAIDLIVQHVHSQLEERELSVRAALASAHQCHPLPRTLSVLKSTPQVRGMHTIIRDRETSRDEFIFYSKRLMRLLIEHALSFLPFQECVVQTPQGQDYSGKCYAGKQITGVSILRAGETMEPALRAVCKDVRIGTILIQTNQLTGEPELHYLRLPKDISDDHVILMDCTVSTGAAAMMAVRVLLDHDVPEDKIFLLSLLMAEMGVHSVAYAFPRVRIITTAVDKRVNDLFRIIPGIGNFGDRYFGTDAVPDGSDEEEGGSAG; this is encoded by the exons ATGAGCAGCCCCCCAGCTTACCCTGGCATCAGGGTCTCGGGCTGCCGGACCCTTGGAGCAGAAGGCAG cagcagcagcaatgcGGAGTCCTTGGACAGGCTTCTCCCACCTGTGGGCGCCGGGCGCTCGCCCCGGAAGCGCACCACCAGCCAGTGCAAGTCCGAGCCGCCCCTGCTGCGCACCAGCAAGCGCACCATCTACACGGCAGGGCGGCCGCCCTGGTACAACGAGCACGGCACCCAGTCCAAGGAGGCCTTCGCCATCG GCCTGGGAGGCGGCAGTGCTTCTGGGAAGACCACTGTGGCCAGAATGATCATCGAGGCCCTGGACGTGCCCTGGGTGGTCTTGCTGTCCATGGATTCCTTCTACAAG GTGCTCACCAGGCAGCAGCAGGAGCAGGCCGCCCACAACAACTTCAACTTCGACCACCCTGATGCCTTTGACTTCGACCTCATCATCTCCACCCTCAAGAAGCTGAAGCAGGGCAAGAGTGTCAAGGTGCCCATCTACGATTTCACCACCCACAGCCGGAAGAAGGACTGG AAAACGCTCTACGGTGCAAACGTCATCATTTTCGAGGGCATCATGGCTTTTGCTGACAAGACACTGCTGGAG CTCCTGGACATGAAAATCTTCGTGGACACGGACTCTGACATCCGCCTCGTGCGGCGGCTGCGCCGTGACATTAGCGAGCGGGGCCGGGCCATCGAGGGTGTCATCAAGCAGTACAACAAGTTCGTGAAGCCCGCCTTCGACCAGTACATCCAGCCCACCATGCGCCTGGCGGACATTGTGGTGCcccggg GGAGCGGGAACGCAGTGGCCATCGATCTGATCGTGCAGCACGTGCACAGCCAGCTGGAAGAG CGTGAGCTCAGTGTCAG GGCCGCACTGGCCTCAGCGCACCAGTGCCACCCCCTGCCCCGGACGCTGAGTGTCCTCAAGAGCACGCCGCAGGTGCGGGGCATGCACACCATCATCAG GGACCGGGAGACCAGCCGCGACGAGTTCATCTTCTACTCGAAGAGGCTGATGCGGCTGCTCATCGAGCACGCGctctccttcctgcccttccag GAGTGCGTCGTGCAGACCCCGCAGGGCCAGGACTACTCGGGCAAGTGCTACGCGGGGAAGCAG ATCACGGGCGTGTCCATCCTGCGGGCCGGCGAGACCATGGAGCCTGCGCTGCGGGCCGTGTGCAAGGACGTGCGCATCGGCACGATCCTCATCCAGACCAACCAGCTCACCGGGGAGCCCGAG CTCCACTACCTGCGGCTCCCCAAGGACATCAGTGACGACCACGTGATCCTCATGGACTGCACAGTGTCCACTGGCGCGGCGGCTATGATGGCGGTGCGGGTGCTGCTG GACCACGACGTGCCCGAGGACAAGATCTTCTTGCTGTCGCTGCTCATGGCGGAGATGGGTGTCCACTCGGTGGCCTATGCCTTCCCGCGCGTGAGAATCATCACCACGGCGGTGGACAAGCGCGTCAACGACCTCTTCCGCATCATCCCCGGCATAG GGAACTTCGGCGACCGCTACTTCGGGACCGACGCCGTCCCCGATGGCAGCGATGAGGAGGAAGGGGGCTCTGCGGGGTag